The Scomber japonicus isolate fScoJap1 chromosome 8, fScoJap1.pri, whole genome shotgun sequence genome has a segment encoding these proteins:
- the LOC128362820 gene encoding uncharacterized protein LOC128362820, which translates to MLFGFFILLIFRVARCADDKIFVTETVGVGDDVTLTCTRSVTPTTTLFWIRLVAGNLPEFLGGTYSFNYGLVNKTPHTPRITAKQEPGTFVLHINKAELSDTGLYYCINVHEVNMTLLKGTFLRIEGPEPDIITVTEDFPSDPVHPGDSVTLQCSVLSDSESKTCLEEHKVYWFRAGSDESHPSFIFAHGNSADECEKSPEARSAQKCVYSFSKSVSSSDAGTYYCAVATCGKILFGTGTKLELVSVWDLQKANTVLILLCAALAASLLRNEDSLVYSAPNFTNRKVGKVGRRNVKASEGETIYNDVRAFVAD; encoded by the exons ATGCTGTTTGGATTTTTCATCCTGCTCATCTTCAGAGTTGCAC gaTGTGCAGACGATAAGATTTTTGTGACAGAGACTGTTGGTGTTGGAGATGATGTGACTCTGACATGTACCCGCTCTGTGACTCCAACAACCACCTTATTCTGGATCAGACTTGTTGCTGGAAACTTGCCTGAATTCTTGGGAGGAACATATAGTTTTAATTATGGTCTTGTTAATAAGACTCCTCACACTCCTCGCATTACAGCTAAACAAGAGCCTGGCACATTTGTCCTGCATATTAATAAAGCTGAACTAAGCGATACTGGACTTTACTACTGTATAAATGTACATGAAGTTAACATGACATTATTGAAAGGAACATTTCTGAGGATTGAAG GACCAGAACCTGATATCATTACTGTTACTGAAGACTTTCCATCTGATCCAGTTCATCCAGGAGACTCTGTGACTCTCCAGTGTTCAGTGCTCTCTGATTCTGAGAGTAAAACATGTCTAGAAGAACACAAAGTGTACTGGTTCAGAGCTGGATCAGATGAATCTCATCCTAGTTTTATTTTTGCTCATGGAAACAGTgctgatgaatgtgaaaagaGTCCTGAGGCTCGTTCTGCACAGAAATGTGTCTACAGCTTCTCTAAAAGCGTCAGCTCCTCTGATGCTGGGACTTATTACTGTGCTGTGGCCACATGTGGAAAGATATTATTTGGAACTGGAACCAAACTGGAACTTG TCAGCGTGTGGGATTTGCAGAAGGCCAACACAGTTCTGATTCTGTTGTGTGCAGCTTTGGCTGCGAGTCTGCTT AGAAATGAAGACTCGTTGGTTTATTCTGCACCAAACTTTACCAACAGGAAAGTTGGCAAAGTGGGGAGAAGGAATGTAAAGGCATCGGAAGGAGAGACGATCTACAACGATGTCAGAGCTTTTGTGGCAGATTGA
- the LOC128362821 gene encoding uncharacterized protein LOC128362821, with protein MIVELTALTLLTAVSLIQTAEVPRLIPLTVVEVGDNVTFHCKVSDRGNFFYWYKQSLGEMGQLVASGLNTITFSDQFKESRFNITKERDHYSLIIRNISKEDEATYFCQNGTVYSLTFSNGTFLVVNDSKQQKSVNVKQSPETASVQQGEPLTLQCSLLSENTTKNTDQCPGERSVYWFRAGSEGFHPGVGYTHRNKSDEQGERSCVYSLSKTIQDSSDTGTYYCAVVTCGQVLFGEGTKVDTRSKLDPVVVVLAALLACCVMMNAVLLFYIKGRRVCDNRKGATGASHNRGHNKSTVNQSNNLDGEAEAVNYAAVDFSTRKVKRGNKKRSEYKQDSVYADVRSDYHSQ; from the exons ATGATCGTAGAACTGACTGCTTTGACTCTTCTGACTGCAGTGT ctCTGATTCAAACTGCAGAGGTTCCTCGCCTGATCCCTTTGACTGTGGTTGAAGTTGGCGACAATGTTACTTTTCACTGTAAAGTCTCTGATAGAGGCAACTTCTTTTATTGGTATAAACAGTCTCTTGGAGAAATGGGCCAATTAGTCGCTTCTGGACTCAACACAATAACATTCAGTGATCAATTTAAAGAGTCACGTTTCAACATCACAAAAGAGCGTGATCACTATTCTCTCATCATCAGAAATATAAGCAAAGAAGATGAAGCAACATATTTCTGTCAAAATGGAACAGTGTATTCATTGACTTTCAGCAACGGCACGTTCTTGGTTGTAAACG ACAGCAAGCAGCAGAAATCAGTGAATGTGAAACAAAGTCCGGAGACAGCATCAGTCCAGCAGGGAGAGCCACTGACTCTTCAGTGTTCCCTGCTCTCCGagaacacaacaaaaaacacagatcaGTGTCCAGGTGAACGCAGTGTGTACTGGTTCAGAGCTGGATCAGAAGGATTTCATCCAGGTGTTGGTTACACTCACAGGAACAAGAGTGATGAACAAGGGGAGAGGAGCTGTGTCTACAGTCTGTCCAAAACTATTCAGGACTCCTCTGATACTGGGACTTACTACTGTGCTGTGGTCACATGTGGACAGGTCCTGTTTGGAGAAGGAACTAAAGTGGACACAA GATCAAAGTTGGATCCTGTTGTCGTTGTACTTGCAGCACTGTTGGcctgctgtgtgatgatgaatgCCGTCCTTCTGTTCTACATTAAAGGGAGGAGAGTTTGTGACAATAGGAAAG GAGCAACAGGAGCTTCTCATAATCGTGGACACAACAAGTCAACAGTGAATCAATCAAACAACCTG GATGGTGAAGCAGAGGCAGTGAACTATGCAGCGGTGGATTTCTCCACAAGGAAAGTGAAAAGAGGGAATAAAAAGAGGAGCGAGTACAAACAGGACAGTGTGTACGCTGATGTTAGGTCAGATTACCACAGCCAGTAA
- the LOC128362822 gene encoding uncharacterized protein LOC128362822: protein MIVLWVTLLVLHQGYALIPVIKVQLGEPANVTCAFSDDKFSYKELYWYKQSAGDTLKLIVKVLKSAPPDYAPEFPPSRIAVQRDGNLIKMTILKTTEEDEGMYHCGVEEWKNITWSGTYLLVKGNSERTSNYTVVQRSTVSDPVHPGDSETLQCSVLSDFGNKTCSGGLSVYWFRTGSNASHPDFIYTDGSSPDECRKKSDMNLSLTKSCDYHFSKKVSSSDAGTYYCAVATCGKILFGNGTKVVVKTTHSAFIGIVILTVCLAVSVVANIVLICNRSLRVCEQYKELCCRHIRGPLACLSKEYLAQWATETQESHQHMF from the exons ATGATCGTGTTGTGGGTAACACTGCTTGTCCTTCATCAAGGAT ATGCGCTGATTCCAGTGATCAAGGTTCAACTTGGTGAACCTGCAAACGTGACATGTGCTTTCTCTGATGATAAGTTTAGCTATAAAGAGCTCTATTGGTACAAACAGAGTGCCGGTGATACTCTGAAGTTAATTGTTAAAGTTCTTAAATCTGCACCACCTGATTATGCACCAGAGTTTCCTCCCTCAAGAATTGCTGTACAAAGAGATGGGAATTTGATTAAAATGACTATTTTAAAGACAactgaagaagatgaaggaatGTACCACTGTGGAGTCGAGGAGTGGAAGAATATTACATGGAGTGGGACATATTTGTTAGTAAAAG GAAACAGTGAAAGGACATCAAACTATACTGTTGTTCAGCGGTCAACAGTATCTGATCCAGTCCATCCAGGAGACTCTGAGACTCTCCAGTGTTCAGTCCTCTCTGACTTTGGGAACAAGACGTGTTCAGGAGGACTCAGTGTTTACTGGTTCAGAACCGGATCAAATGCATCTCACCCTGACTTCATCTACACTGATGGAAGTAGCCCTGATGAATGTAGAAAGAAATCTGACATGAATTTGTCTCTGACAAAGAGCTGTGACTATCACTTCTCTAAGAAGGTCAGCTCCTCTGATGCTGGGACTTATTACTGTGCTGTGGCCACATGTGGAAAGATATTATTTGGAAATGGAACAAAAGTGGTTG TAAAAACGACACATTCAGCATTTATTGGAATAGTGATATTAACAGTCTGCTTGGCCGTTTCTGTTGTTGCAAATATCGTCCTCATCTGCAACCGAAGTCTAAGAGTATGTGAACAATATAAAG AGCTCTGCTGCAGACACAttagaggcccattggcttgtctgtctaaagaatacctggcccaatGGGCTACAGAGACCCAGGAGTCCCACCAACATATGttctag
- the LOC128362823 gene encoding uncharacterized protein LOC128362823, which translates to MIVELTALTLLTAVSLIQTAEVPHLISLTVVEVGNNVTFHCKVSDRGDFFHWYKQPLGEMGQLVASGLNTITFSDQFKESRFNITKERDHSSLTIRNISKEDEATYFCQNGTAFTPSLSNGTFLAVNDSKQQKSVNVKQSPETASVQLGDTLTFQCSLLSENTTKNTDQCPGERSVYWFRAGSEGFHPGVGYTHRNRSDERGERSCVYSLSKTIQNSSDTGTYYCAVVTCGQILFGEGTKVDTRSKLDPVVVVLAAMLACCVAVNAVLLFYIKGRRVCDNSKGATGASHNSGHNKSTVDQSNNLDGETEAVNYAAVDFSIRKVKRGNKKRSEYKQDSVYADVRSDYHSQ; encoded by the exons ATGATCGTAGAACTGACTGCTTTGACTCTTCTGACTGCAGTGT ctCTGATTCAAACTGCAGAGGTTCCTCACCTGATCTCTTTGACTGTGGTTGAAGTTGGCAACAATGTTACTTTTCACTGTAAAGTCTCTGATAGAGGCGACTTCTTTCATTGGTATAAACAGCCTCTTGGAGAAATGGGCCAATTAGTCGCTTCTGGACTCAACACAATAACATTCAGTGATCAATTTAAAGAGTCACGTTTCAACATCACCAAAGAGCGTGATCACTCTTCTCTCACCATCAGAAATATCAGCAAAGAGGATGAAGCAACATATTTCTGTCAAAATGGAACAGCGTTTACACCGTCTCTCAGCAACGGCACATTCTTGGCTGTGAATG ACAGCAAGCAGCAGAAATCAGTGAATGTGAAACAAAGTCCGGAGACAGCATCAGTCCAGCTGGGAGACACACTGACTTTTCAGTGTTCACTGCTCTCCGagaacacaacaaaaaacacagatcaGTGTCCAGGTGAACGCAGTGTGTACTGGTTCAGAGCTGGATCAGAAGGATTTCATCCAGGTGTTGGTTACACTCACAGGAACAGGAGTGATGAACGAGGGGAGAGGAGCTGTGTCTACAGTCTGTCCAAAACTATACAGAACTCCTCTGATACTGGGACTTACTACTGTGCTGTGGTCACATGTGGACAGATCCTGTTTGGAGAAGGAACTAAAGTGGACACAA GATCAAAGTTGgatcctgttgttgttgtactTGCAGCAATGTTAGCCTGCTGTGTGGCGGTGAATGCCGTCCTTCTGTTCTACATTAAAGGGAGGAGAGTTTGTGACAATAGCAAAG GAGCAACAGGAGCTTCTCATAATAGTGGACACAACAAGTCAACAGTGGATCAATCAAACAACCTG GATGGTGAAACAGAGGCAGTGAACTATGCAGCTGTGGATTTCTCCATAAGGAAAGTGAAAAGAGGGAATAAAAAGAGGAGCGAGTACAAACAGGACAGTGTGTACGCTGATGTTAGGTCAGATTACCACAGCCAGTAA
- the LOC128362824 gene encoding uncharacterized protein LOC128362824, with product MLFGFFILLIFRAARCADDKIFVTETVGVGDDVTLTCTRSVTPTTTLFWIRLVAGNLPEFLGGTYSFNNGGVNKTPHTPHITTKQEPGTFVLHINKAELSDTGLYYCINVGELNMTLLKGTFLRIEGPEPDIITVTEDFPSDPVHPGDSVTLQCSVLSDSESKTCLEEHKVYWFRAGSDESHPSFIFAHGNSADECEKSPEARSAQKCVYSFSKNVNSSDAGTYYCAVATCGEILFGNGTKLELEWILG from the exons ATGCTGTTTGGATTTTTCATCCTGCTCATCTTCAGAGCTGCAC gatgTGCAGACGATAAGATTTTTGTGACAGAGACTGTTGGTGTTGGAGATGATGTGACTCTGACATGTACCCGCTCTGTGACTCCAACAACCACCTTATTCTGGATCAGACTTGTTGCTGGAAACTTGCCTGAATTCTTGGGAGGAACATATAGTTTTAATAATGGTGGTGTTAATAAGACTCCTCACACTCCTCACATTACAACTAAACAAGAGCCTGGGACATTTGTCCTGCATATTAATAAAGCTGAGCTAAGCGATACTGGACTTTACTACTGTATAAATGTAGGTGAACTTAACATGACATTATTGAAAGGAACATTTCTGAGGATTGAAG GACCAGAACCTGATATCATTACTGTCACTGAAGACTTTCCATCTGATCCAGTTCATCCAGGAGACTCTGTGACTCTCCAGTGTTCAGTGCTCTCTGACTCTGAGAGTAAAACATGTCTAGAAGAACACAAAGTGTACTGGTTCAGAGCTGGATCAGATGAATCTCATCCTAGTTTTATTTTTGCTCATGGAAACAGTgctgatgaatgtgaaaagaGTCCTGAGGCTCGTTCTGCACAGAAATGTGTCTACAGCTTCTCTAAGAACGTCAACTCCTCTGATGCTGGGACTTATTACTGTGCTGTGGCCACATGTGGAGAGATATTATTTGGAAATGGAACCAAACTGGAACTTG AATGGATCCTTGGGTAA